The Candidatus Manganitrophus noduliformans genome includes a window with the following:
- a CDS encoding HAD family hydrolase, whose amino-acid sequence MNPVSLLIFDLDGTLIDSKKDLAISVNLTFRDLGLPEKPLEEIYGYVGNGVRRLILDSLGEADPILLRQSLEIFEGHYLKHLLDETDLYPGMEEVLIHFKVKKKAVVTNKPLLYTTRIIEGLGARPHFDLILGSEPIVNLKPHPEMLLRTIEHLRVSPSEAVMIGDSVNDVQAARSAGIRSCGVGYGICDPDLVRSAEPDFFAETVGDLKRLFI is encoded by the coding sequence ATGAATCCGGTTTCGCTTCTGATTTTTGATCTCGATGGCACCCTCATCGATTCCAAAAAAGATCTCGCCATTTCCGTCAACCTGACCTTTCGCGACCTCGGTCTTCCTGAAAAGCCTTTGGAGGAAATCTACGGCTATGTCGGAAACGGGGTTCGGCGGCTCATCCTCGATTCGCTGGGGGAGGCCGATCCCATTTTGCTCCGGCAGTCGCTGGAGATCTTCGAGGGGCACTACCTGAAACACCTTCTCGACGAGACCGACCTTTATCCGGGAATGGAGGAGGTCTTGATCCACTTTAAAGTGAAAAAAAAAGCGGTCGTCACGAACAAGCCGCTTCTGTACACCACCCGGATCATCGAAGGATTGGGGGCCCGCCCGCACTTCGATTTGATCCTCGGCAGCGAGCCGATCGTCAATTTAAAACCCCACCCGGAGATGCTCTTGCGGACGATCGAACATCTGAGGGTCTCTCCCTCCGAGGCGGTGATGATCGGGGATTCGGTCAATGACGTCCAGGCGGCGCGCTCGGCGGGGATCAGATCCTGCGGGGTCGGCTACGGCATCTGCGATCCCGACCTGGTCCGCTCGGCCGAACCGGACTTTTTCGCCGAAACGGTCGGCGATCTCAAACGCCTTTTCATCTAG
- a CDS encoding pitrilysin family protein — MKKPVFLFVILFVCSLSGTAASAQSLADRVVEHTLSNGLTVLMVERHQAPIISFRITYKVGSVNEHSGITGVAHLYEHMAFKGTQRLGTSDYQKEKEVLEELEGLNWEIVQEEAKGSEADSERLKGLREKFEALEKEAKQWVVTNELAELYNRNGSVGFNASTSRDVTSYVVSLPSNRLPLWVAIEADRMANTVLREFYKERDVVLEERRRSVDTNPGGKLYETFLATAFLAHPYGYPTIGWPSDVGSLSAAETERFFRTYYTPSNTVIAMVGDFKVAEVIPLLEKTFGSIPSGPPPPPVVTVEPPQLGERRVEVEDEANPQVVIGYHKPNFEHPDDPVFDVIDSLLSLGRTSRLYKKLVVEKKIAVGASSSSGTPGARYANLFTLSATPRAPHTAAEVEEAIYEELERLKNEPPTEKELEKVITNLNADLVRSLRSNSGLASQLAYFEAVAGDWRYVLRNRDKIMKVTGEDVMRVARTYFTKKNRTVATLVQVLPAGEPGGKALPILKEGGQ, encoded by the coding sequence GTGAAAAAACCGGTTTTTCTTTTTGTCATTCTCTTTGTCTGTTCTTTATCCGGGACGGCCGCTTCGGCACAAAGTCTCGCCGATCGGGTCGTCGAGCATACCCTCTCCAACGGCCTCACCGTCTTGATGGTGGAGCGCCACCAGGCGCCGATCATCTCCTTTCGGATCACATATAAAGTCGGCTCGGTGAATGAACACAGCGGAATCACCGGGGTGGCCCACCTCTACGAGCATATGGCTTTCAAGGGGACGCAGCGATTGGGGACCTCCGACTATCAGAAAGAAAAGGAGGTCCTTGAGGAATTGGAAGGGCTCAATTGGGAGATCGTCCAGGAGGAAGCCAAGGGTTCGGAGGCCGATTCGGAGCGGCTGAAGGGTCTTCGGGAGAAATTCGAAGCGCTCGAGAAAGAAGCGAAGCAATGGGTGGTGACGAACGAGCTGGCGGAGCTGTACAACCGGAACGGCTCGGTCGGCTTCAATGCCTCCACCAGCCGGGATGTGACCTCCTATGTCGTCTCTCTTCCGTCGAACCGCCTTCCCCTCTGGGTCGCCATCGAGGCCGATCGGATGGCGAATACCGTTCTGCGAGAATTCTACAAAGAACGGGATGTCGTTCTCGAAGAGCGGCGGCGAAGCGTCGATACGAACCCCGGCGGAAAGCTCTATGAGACCTTTCTCGCCACCGCCTTTCTCGCCCATCCCTACGGCTATCCGACCATCGGCTGGCCGTCGGACGTCGGCTCCCTCTCCGCCGCCGAGACCGAGCGCTTTTTCCGGACATACTACACCCCAAGCAATACCGTCATCGCCATGGTCGGCGACTTCAAGGTGGCGGAAGTGATCCCCCTGCTTGAGAAAACCTTCGGGTCGATTCCGTCCGGCCCCCCCCCGCCGCCGGTCGTCACGGTCGAGCCGCCGCAACTGGGAGAGCGCCGCGTCGAGGTGGAGGACGAGGCGAATCCGCAGGTGGTGATCGGCTATCATAAGCCGAATTTCGAGCACCCCGACGATCCGGTCTTCGATGTCATCGACTCCCTCCTCTCTCTCGGAAGGACCTCCCGGCTCTATAAGAAGCTGGTCGTGGAGAAAAAGATCGCGGTCGGCGCCAGCTCGAGCTCCGGAACCCCCGGCGCCCGCTACGCAAACCTTTTTACCCTCTCCGCCACCCCGCGCGCCCCCCATACGGCCGCGGAGGTGGAGGAGGCGATTTACGAAGAGCTGGAGCGGTTGAAGAATGAGCCGCCGACAGAGAAGGAGTTGGAGAAGGTGATCACGAATTTGAATGCCGACCTAGTCCGATCGCTCCGATCAAACAGCGGTCTCGCCAGCCAGCTCGCCTATTTCGAGGCGGTCGCCGGCGACTGGCGGTATGTCCTCCGGAACCGGGACAAAATCATGAAGGTCACCGGAGAAGATGTCATGCGGGTGGCCCGCACCTACTTTACAAAGAAGAACCGGACGGTGGCGACGCTCGTCCAAGTGCTCCCCGCGGGGGAGCCGGGCGGGAAAGCCCTCCCGATTTTAAAGGAGGGGGGACAATGA